One window from the genome of Anopheles coluzzii chromosome X, AcolN3, whole genome shotgun sequence encodes:
- the LOC125907426 gene encoding uncharacterized protein LOC125907426, which translates to MRNHSGPRVSKRRLLAGVSEAIIRYGAPIWAEATDRQCCRRMLASVQRPLAQRVVCGFRSMSYSVAVLMARLIPHHLLIKEDARCHQRYFADPEASRAVIRREERAVTLEVWQREWHANASNPGASRYARWAHRLIPEVHSWMAQKRGEVDFHLAQILSGHGFFREFLHVCGFAPSPECPECTGSVESVVHVLFHCPRFAEVRRDLLEMGVDGSITEENLGQMLLKSSDSWIRIQEVACRITTVLQVRWREDEAALNTLANSTSAEATVNAEQMQDDPAAARRAARNRQARARRAQERVEQLGDVELASAFRQLYGPAASDATSSIPAAVPLLLEATATVDPTPVAAAVAVAEAATSSAAEAAPRVAPEVAPFSATTGMAPPSSPSSPNLSPRRRRQAQR; encoded by the coding sequence ATGAGGAACCACAGCGGGCCCCGGGTATCTAAGCGGAGATTGCTTGCCGGGGTGTCTGAAGCGATTATTCGCTACGGTGCACCCATCTGGGCCGAGGCCACGGATCGCCAGTGCTGCCGGCGGATGCTGGCAAGCGTCCAGCGACCTCTGGCGCAGCGAGTCGTATGCGGATTCAGATCCATGAGCTACAGCGTAGCTGTACTCATGGCAAGGCTCATCCCTCATCACCTTTTGATAAAGGAAGACGCGAGATGCCACCAACGGTACTTCGCCGACCCGGAAGCAAGTCGTGCTGTCATCCGACGTGAGGAACGCGCGGTGACGCTGGAGGTATGGCAACGGGAGTGGCATGCGAACGCATCGAATCCAGGAGCCAGCCGTTACGCACGTTGGGCACACAGATTGATCCCCGAGGTGCATTCATGGATGGCACAGAAGCGGGGTGAGGTGGACTTTCATCTTGCCCAGATACTCTCGGGACACGGATTTTTCCGAGAGTTTCTGCATGTATGCGGCTTCGCTCCATCCCCAGAATGCCCGGAATGCACAGGCTCGGTTGAGTCAGTGGTTCACGTGTTGTTCCACTGTCCGAGGTTTGCAGAGGTTCGGCGCGACCTACTGGAGATGGGAGTGGACGGTTCTATAACAGAGGAGAACCTCGGACAAATGTTGCTGAAAAGTTCAGACTCTTGGATCCGCATTCAGGAAGTAGCATGCCGCATCACCACGGTGCTGCAAGTGCGCTGGAGAGAAGATGAGGCGGCGCTGAATACGCTTGCTAATTCCACATCCGCAGAGGCGACAGTCAACGCTGAACAGATGCAGGACGACCCGGCTGCAGCCCGACGAGCGGCCCGTAACCGTCAAGCAAGGGCCCGGAGAGCGCAGGAACGCGTGGAGCAGCTTGGGGACGTGGAATTGGCGTCGGCGTTCAGGCAGTTGTACGGTCCAGCAGCTAGCGATGCGACATCATCAATTCCGGCAGCAGTGCCTTTGCTATTGgaggcaacagcaacagtagaCCCTAcaccagtagcagcagccgtagcagtagcagaagcagcaacatCATCGGCAGCTGAGGCAGCACCACGAGTAGCACCTGAGGTTGCACCCTTTTCAGCAACCACCGGAATGGCGCCACCGTCATCACCGTCATCACCAAATCTCTCTCCCAGACGTCGGAGACAAGCGCAGCGGTAG
- the LOC120953328 gene encoding uncharacterized protein LOC120953328, which yields MATTPEKKLSASELVDLAPLATEPGNDLISTVQERDEQKAAQDQSVEKPDEDQSKIEKALEDAMSDIVERGESEDISGKPIAESDKLEALEEIPQEANIVDEDHVEQETTHDEAHDEAHDKAIVEASEDAAEGEDRCARVEV from the exons ATGGCTACCACCCCAGAGAAAAAGCTGAGTGCGTCGGAATTGGTCGACCTGGCCCCCTTGGCGACTGAGCCAGGGAATGATCTGATATCGACCGTACAGGAACGGGATGAGCAGAAGGCCGCTCAAGATCAGAGTGTCGAGAAGCCGGATGAGGATCAGTCGAAAATCGAGAAGGCTCTAGAAGATGCAATGAGCGACATTGTGGAGCGAGGTGAAAGTGAAGACATCAGTGGAAAGCCGATAGCTGAAAGTGACAAGCTAGAAGCTTTGGAGGAAATCCCGCAAGAGGCAAACATCGTGGACGAGGATCACGTCGAGCAAGAGACCACTCACGACGAAGCTCACGATGAAGCTCACGATAAAGCCATCGTGGAGGCCTCGGAAGATGCAGCCGAAGGCGAAGATCGCTGTGCACGTGTGGAG GTTTAA